In Candidatus Sedimenticola sp. (ex Thyasira tokunagai), the following proteins share a genomic window:
- a CDS encoding polymer-forming cytoskeletal protein, which yields MARFKKFRAPKIATVIGSGTTIRGDMTFSGGLHVDGVVNGNILVEQGDKSSALTLSEKGKIEGDVSVPNITINGEVIGDVYASERVELAPKAKVSGTVYYNLLEMNMGAEVNGQLIHSDEGEPRMLGYDGGREEDTSLVAAETEAVAAGEGLDESASRPQ from the coding sequence ATGGCAAGGTTTAAAAAATTCAGGGCGCCAAAAATTGCTACTGTCATTGGCAGTGGAACGACCATCAGGGGTGATATGACGTTCAGCGGGGGTCTCCATGTAGATGGTGTTGTTAATGGCAATATCCTGGTTGAGCAGGGTGATAAAAGCTCAGCTCTGACGCTGAGTGAGAAAGGGAAAATTGAAGGTGATGTTAGCGTACCAAATATCACTATCAATGGTGAGGTTATAGGTGATGTCTATGCTTCAGAGCGGGTGGAGCTTGCCCCCAAGGCAAAAGTGTCTGGAACGGTTTACTACAATCTGCTTGAGATGAACATGGGTGCAGAGGTCAATGGTCAGCTAATCCACTCAGATGAAGGGGAGCCGCGGATGCTCGGTTACGATGGAGGTCGCGAGGAGGATACCTCCCTAGTGGCCGCCGAAACAGAAGCTGTCGCTGCTGGTGAAGGTCTGGATGAGAGTGCCTCCCGGCCGCAGTAA
- the argC gene encoding N-acetyl-gamma-glutamyl-phosphate reductase: MIKVGIVGGTGYTGVELLRLLVVHPDVEVSVITSRSEAGLPVADMYPNLRGHIDLAFSEPDLEQLKSCDLVFFATPNGTAMKMVPELLAQGCRVIDLAADFRIKDIATWQQWYGMEHACPELVEEAVYGLPELNREAICGARLVANPGCYPTAATLGFLPLVEAGIVDVDGLVADCKSGVSGAGRGASTAMLMGEVGESFKAYAVPGHRHLPEIRQNLSVVAGKEVGLTFVPHLLPMIRGIHATLYGRVSGDLDLQSLFEERYMAEPFVDVLPEGAHPETRSVRGVNHCRIAAHRPQGGDTLVILSVIDNLVKGAAGQAVQNMNLMLGLSETSGLEAVALLP; this comes from the coding sequence ATGATTAAGGTTGGAATCGTAGGGGGGACCGGCTACACCGGTGTGGAGCTTTTGCGTCTGTTGGTGGTGCATCCTGATGTAGAGGTTTCGGTGATAACCTCTCGCTCAGAGGCAGGCCTCCCTGTGGCGGATATGTATCCTAACCTGCGTGGCCATATTGATCTGGCATTTTCCGAGCCGGATCTCGAGCAACTGAAGAGCTGTGATCTGGTGTTTTTTGCCACACCCAACGGCACGGCAATGAAGATGGTGCCTGAATTGCTCGCTCAGGGCTGCCGTGTTATCGATCTCGCAGCGGACTTCAGAATCAAGGATATCGCAACCTGGCAGCAGTGGTATGGTATGGAGCACGCCTGTCCCGAGTTGGTCGAAGAGGCCGTTTACGGCTTGCCGGAGCTTAATCGTGAAGCGATCTGCGGTGCTCGCCTGGTGGCAAATCCCGGATGCTATCCAACGGCAGCCACGCTGGGTTTTTTACCGCTGGTTGAGGCTGGCATAGTTGACGTCGATGGTTTGGTGGCAGATTGTAAATCCGGTGTAAGTGGTGCCGGGCGTGGGGCAAGTACGGCTATGTTGATGGGTGAAGTGGGTGAGAGTTTTAAGGCTTACGCTGTGCCTGGTCATCGCCATCTGCCGGAGATAAGGCAGAATCTCTCTGTGGTTGCCGGAAAAGAGGTTGGGCTTACCTTTGTTCCTCACCTATTGCCGATGATACGGGGAATTCACGCAACGCTCTACGGGCGTGTCAGCGGAGACTTGGATCTGCAGTCATTATTTGAAGAGCGCTACATGGCTGAGCCGTTTGTTGATGTTTTGCCGGAGGGAGCGCACCCCGAGACGCGGAGTGTCCGTGGGGTGAATCATTGTCGGATAGCGGCTCATCGACCACAAGGTGGCGATACACTGGTGATTCTGTCGGTAATTGATAATCTGGTGAAGGGTGCTGCGGGGCAGGCAGTGCAGAATATGAACTTGATGCTGGGCTTGTCTGAGACGTCAGGTCTGGAAGCCGTGGCACTGTTGCCCTGA
- a CDS encoding DUF4126 domain-containing protein: METIEIISLTLGVAWASGINLYAAVLVLGYMGMTGNLTLPPGLELLSDPMVMAAAGLMYMVEFVADKTPGVDTAWDGLHTFIRIPAGAILAAGMAEGLEISQAAEFAALLVGGGLAASSHLTKASSRVLINTSPEPFSNWTASITEDLVVIGGLWASLNHPWFFVVAIVIFILLVVWLLPKIWRTLKRIFRAIGEFFGGKSSKDTPTESTGSKRGDILRALYHDADEKPK, translated from the coding sequence ATGGAAACCATTGAGATAATATCCTTGACCCTGGGCGTCGCCTGGGCCTCCGGCATCAATCTCTACGCTGCAGTCCTGGTGCTTGGATACATGGGAATGACCGGCAATCTCACACTCCCACCCGGCCTGGAGCTGCTCTCAGATCCTATGGTGATGGCCGCCGCCGGCCTTATGTACATGGTGGAGTTTGTTGCCGACAAGACACCTGGAGTGGATACCGCCTGGGATGGCCTCCACACCTTTATCCGCATCCCTGCCGGGGCGATACTTGCCGCCGGAATGGCGGAGGGGCTGGAGATAAGCCAAGCCGCAGAGTTTGCCGCCTTGCTGGTTGGCGGCGGACTCGCCGCCAGTAGCCACCTGACCAAAGCCAGCAGCCGCGTACTGATCAACACTTCACCTGAACCCTTCAGCAACTGGACCGCTTCGATTACAGAGGATCTGGTGGTAATCGGGGGGCTCTGGGCATCACTCAACCACCCCTGGTTTTTTGTCGTCGCTATCGTTATCTTTATCCTGCTTGTAGTCTGGTTACTACCAAAAATATGGCGGACGCTAAAAAGAATTTTCCGCGCTATCGGCGAGTTCTTCGGGGGTAAATCCAGTAAAGACACCCCAACGGAATCCACCGGTAGCAAGCGCGGTGACATTCTCCGAGCTCTGTACCACGATGCCGACGAAAAACCGAAATAG
- a CDS encoding CopD family protein, producing the protein MLWVKAGHLIFLISWYVGLFYLPRLFVHHAMSEDSATRERLEIMERKLFWFVTPWALLTIILGFVLAWSYGWTAFEMMHWLQLKIFLVAILIGYHVWCWKLMLQFRNSDSNPHSHVWFRWFNEFPLLILVATVLLVVLKPF; encoded by the coding sequence ATGTTGTGGGTAAAAGCCGGTCACCTTATCTTTCTTATCTCATGGTATGTCGGTCTGTTTTATCTGCCCCGTCTATTTGTTCATCACGCCATGTCCGAGGACTCAGCCACCAGAGAGCGGCTGGAGATCATGGAGCGAAAACTGTTCTGGTTTGTCACCCCTTGGGCCCTGCTGACAATAATTCTGGGGTTTGTGCTTGCCTGGTCCTATGGCTGGACGGCTTTCGAGATGATGCACTGGCTACAGCTGAAGATTTTTCTAGTCGCAATACTTATCGGCTATCACGTCTGGTGTTGGAAATTGATGCTGCAGTTCCGTAACAGCGACAGCAATCCGCATAGCCATGTGTGGTTTCGCTGGTTCAATGAGTTTCCCCTATTGATTCTGGTGGCCACCGTGCTGCTGGTGGTATTGAAACCCTTTTAA
- a CDS encoding iron-sulfur cluster assembly accessory protein has translation MSETTLLKEEDLTVSSPAQSKMVELVGQVEEEIKGIRVYATPGGCSGISFGMTFTDQVNDDDATLKCEGFDVIVDSNTMQYLRGVEIDFVDQGEGNASFVFNNLQPVSGSSGCGTCGSSSQGGGGGCS, from the coding sequence ATGAGCGAGACTACTTTACTGAAGGAAGAGGATCTCACCGTTTCAAGCCCAGCCCAGAGTAAAATGGTTGAGCTGGTAGGGCAGGTTGAAGAAGAGATTAAGGGTATCCGCGTCTATGCAACCCCCGGTGGCTGCAGCGGTATCAGCTTCGGCATGACCTTTACCGATCAAGTTAACGATGATGACGCCACGCTCAAGTGTGAAGGCTTTGATGTCATCGTTGATAGCAACACTATGCAGTATCTGCGCGGTGTAGAGATCGATTTCGTTGATCAAGGCGAAGGCAACGCCAGTTTTGTTTTCAATAACCTGCAGCCCGTTAGTGGCAGCAGTGGCTGCGGAACCTGTGGGTCTTCGTCCCAGGGTGGCGGGGGCGGTTGCAGCTAA
- a CDS encoding DUF5063 domain-containing protein: MNSHTIKLSEIAKAYCSLIESVENTDSDWLSRMAELLPQLHAAVDALGVLDDQNEYLLAPDLDSRFEMYTELRRLLGQRDSYWMEFDVAQDGQNMTGSLADDLTDIYCELKYGLGLFEHEPIQAYDTWRSGYRLHWGRHLLDAERHLYELDSRNML, translated from the coding sequence ATGAATTCACACACTATCAAGCTGTCGGAGATTGCCAAGGCATACTGTAGCCTGATTGAGTCGGTGGAGAATACCGACTCAGACTGGCTCTCACGTATGGCGGAACTACTACCGCAGTTGCACGCCGCAGTCGATGCCCTGGGAGTGCTTGATGACCAGAATGAGTACCTGCTTGCGCCGGATCTAGACTCCCGTTTTGAAATGTATACTGAATTGCGTCGACTGTTGGGTCAGCGTGATAGCTACTGGATGGAGTTTGATGTCGCTCAGGATGGGCAGAATATGACCGGCAGCTTGGCCGATGATCTCACAGATATCTATTGTGAGCTTAAATATGGCCTGGGGCTGTTTGAACATGAGCCTATACAGGCGTATGACACTTGGCGCAGTGGCTATCGGCTTCACTGGGGACGGCACCTTCTGGATGCCGAACGCCATCTTTATGAGCTTGATAGCCGAAACATGCTCTGA
- a CDS encoding hydroxymethylpyrimidine/phosphomethylpyrimidine kinase, producing the protein MPSAPHPIVLSVAGHDPSGGAGIQADIEAIGAFDCHPATAITCLTVQDSRNVSELIPVPPEQTRRQIETVLADYPVSAIKIGLIGTPEMAGMLGELISQYPDIPVVLDPVLAASGGTELSGDLLIERIVVDILPHTTLATPNTAEARRLTGKETQALCAEHLLATGCKGVLITGADEAHHEVINTLYQPEMEPSTLEWPLLPESYHGSGCTLASSIAALLARGAILEQAVSHAQEFTWQSLSRGWRPGKGQYLPLRTHSGNSSLWETLGK; encoded by the coding sequence ATGCCCTCAGCACCACACCCTATTGTACTCAGCGTAGCAGGTCACGATCCCAGCGGTGGTGCAGGCATTCAGGCGGATATCGAGGCGATTGGCGCCTTTGACTGCCACCCGGCTACCGCCATCACCTGCCTGACCGTTCAGGACAGCCGCAATGTTAGCGAGTTGATTCCCGTTCCGCCCGAACAGACGCGTCGACAGATAGAGACCGTGCTGGCCGATTACCCGGTGAGCGCCATAAAAATAGGGTTGATCGGCACCCCGGAGATGGCCGGGATGCTGGGGGAGCTGATCAGCCAATACCCAGATATTCCCGTTGTTCTCGATCCGGTTCTGGCAGCGAGCGGAGGAACGGAGTTGTCAGGCGACCTGCTGATTGAGCGAATTGTGGTGGATATTCTGCCCCATACCACGCTTGCAACACCTAATACTGCGGAGGCCCGCCGTCTGACGGGAAAGGAGACCCAGGCGCTCTGTGCCGAGCATCTACTGGCAACCGGCTGCAAAGGGGTGCTGATAACAGGTGCTGATGAAGCTCACCACGAAGTCATAAACACGCTCTATCAACCCGAGATGGAGCCGAGCACATTAGAATGGCCGCTGCTACCGGAAAGTTATCATGGCTCCGGTTGCACATTGGCATCATCCATAGCCGCACTCCTCGCTCGGGGTGCAATCCTCGAGCAAGCAGTTTCTCATGCCCAGGAGTTCACCTGGCAGTCATTGTCACGGGGATGGCGCCCAGGCAAGGGGCAGTATCTCCCACTGCGCACCCACAGTGGCAATTCAAGCCTTTGGGAAACCTTGGGTAAATAG
- the thiE gene encoding thiamine phosphate synthase: MINRPNLKGLYAITDDELAAGRITAQVAEALAGGVAVIQYRSKKLNPEQRLDEVRQLLPLCRRASVPLIINDDIELALESGADGVHLGRNDEGIEKARERLGADAIIGISCYNQFDAAEGAQIAGADYVAFGRFFPSNTKPGAIQADPALLRRASRELQIPTVAIGGITPENGVQLITAGADMLAVVHGIFGQRDIKQACRHFQQLFQPSENPSS, translated from the coding sequence TTGATTAACAGACCAAATCTAAAAGGGCTTTATGCCATCACAGATGATGAGCTGGCTGCAGGCCGCATCACAGCCCAGGTAGCCGAAGCACTGGCCGGCGGCGTGGCAGTTATCCAGTACCGGAGCAAAAAGCTCAATCCGGAGCAACGTCTTGATGAGGTGCGACAGCTACTTCCCCTGTGCCGCCGGGCGAGCGTTCCACTGATCATCAATGATGATATCGAGTTGGCACTTGAATCGGGGGCCGACGGCGTCCACCTGGGTCGGAACGACGAAGGTATAGAAAAAGCAAGAGAGAGACTCGGGGCTGACGCTATTATCGGAATCTCCTGCTACAACCAGTTTGATGCAGCAGAGGGGGCGCAGATTGCAGGTGCTGACTATGTTGCTTTTGGCCGTTTCTTCCCATCCAACACCAAACCCGGGGCGATACAGGCCGATCCTGCTCTGTTACGACGTGCAAGCCGGGAATTACAGATCCCAACGGTTGCCATCGGCGGCATAACCCCGGAAAATGGCGTTCAGCTGATTACCGCAGGCGCCGATATGCTGGCCGTCGTGCATGGCATCTTCGGACAACGGGATATCAAGCAGGCCTGCCGACACTTTCAACAACTTTTTCAACCTTCGGAGAACCCGTCGTCATGA
- the hemL gene encoding glutamate-1-semialdehyde 2,1-aminomutase: MTTPSERFTQAQQHIPGGVNSPVRAFNGVGGDPVFIDHASGAYIYDPDGKRYIDYVGSWGPMILGHAHPEVIEAVSNVITKGLSFGAPTELETAMADKVCQLVPSMDMVRMVSSGTEATMSAIRLARGYTGRDKIIKFEGCYHGHSDSLLVKAGSGMLTMGEPSSPGVPASLAEHTLTLSYNDEAQVRETFAKIGKEIACIIVEPVAGNMNCIPPNPGFLECLREVCDQSGTVLIFDEVMTGFRVGLGGVQGLYNITPDLTTLGKVIGGGMPVGAFGGKREIMEKIAPLGPVYQAGTLSGNPVAMTAGLATLNLISQEGFFETLSKKTERLVSGLMERAKEAGVALTSNQVGAMFGIFFTGEEKVSNFAQSTACDQERFKAFFHAMLDQGIYLAPSAFEAGFVSAAHTDSDIDATLAAATEAFKTIA; this comes from the coding sequence ATGACAACCCCCAGTGAACGCTTTACACAGGCCCAACAGCATATTCCAGGGGGCGTAAACTCCCCGGTACGGGCTTTCAATGGAGTCGGTGGTGACCCGGTATTTATTGATCATGCATCCGGCGCCTACATCTATGACCCTGACGGTAAACGCTATATCGACTATGTCGGCTCCTGGGGCCCGATGATTCTCGGCCATGCTCATCCTGAGGTGATTGAGGCGGTAAGCAACGTAATTACCAAGGGACTCTCCTTTGGAGCACCAACAGAGCTTGAAACAGCAATGGCCGACAAAGTGTGTCAGCTGGTTCCCTCCATGGATATGGTCCGAATGGTGAGCTCCGGCACCGAGGCCACCATGAGCGCCATTCGCCTCGCCCGAGGCTACACCGGACGTGACAAAATCATAAAATTCGAAGGGTGCTACCACGGTCACTCCGACTCACTACTCGTGAAGGCGGGATCGGGCATGCTGACTATGGGTGAGCCCAGCTCACCAGGCGTCCCCGCCTCCCTGGCCGAACATACCCTCACACTCAGTTACAACGATGAAGCGCAGGTACGAGAGACCTTCGCAAAGATAGGCAAAGAGATCGCCTGCATCATCGTTGAGCCGGTAGCAGGCAACATGAACTGCATCCCACCCAACCCGGGATTTCTTGAATGTCTGCGCGAAGTGTGTGACCAGAGCGGAACAGTATTGATCTTTGACGAGGTGATGACCGGCTTCCGTGTCGGCCTGGGTGGCGTCCAGGGACTCTACAACATCACCCCCGACCTCACCACTCTCGGAAAAGTGATCGGCGGGGGTATGCCGGTAGGGGCCTTCGGCGGCAAGCGGGAAATCATGGAGAAGATCGCCCCACTGGGACCGGTCTATCAGGCCGGCACCCTCTCAGGCAATCCAGTGGCGATGACCGCCGGCCTGGCCACACTGAACCTCATCTCCCAAGAAGGATTCTTCGAGACACTCAGCAAAAAAACCGAGCGGCTGGTTAGCGGCTTGATGGAGCGAGCCAAGGAGGCCGGGGTGGCTCTGACCAGCAACCAGGTTGGCGCCATGTTCGGCATCTTCTTCACCGGCGAGGAGAAGGTGAGCAACTTTGCCCAGTCCACCGCTTGTGATCAGGAGCGATTCAAGGCATTTTTCCACGCCATGCTGGATCAGGGTATCTACCTGGCACCCTCCGCATTTGAAGCGGGCTTTGTTTCTGCCGCCCATACCGACAGCGATATTGATGCAACTTTGGCTGCGGCCACCGAAGCGTTCAAAACAATCGCCTAA
- a CDS encoding copper chaperone PCu(A)C produces the protein MKIHSIVLASAFGLLAFCGSVMAGGIADSVEAGDPYARAVPPGQPNSASFMALTNKSSMDHALVAAESSVSKVVELHTHINDNGMMRMRRVEKIDLPAGKMVMLKPGGHHVMLIGLKKQLMPGESIDLTLIFDDGSKKAMSVPVRKLQMKMMKGGMKHDMKMMNH, from the coding sequence ATGAAGATCCATTCTATTGTACTGGCATCTGCTTTTGGTCTGTTGGCCTTTTGTGGTTCTGTGATGGCTGGTGGTATTGCCGATAGCGTTGAAGCCGGTGACCCCTATGCCCGGGCGGTGCCTCCCGGCCAACCGAATAGTGCATCGTTTATGGCACTGACCAACAAGTCATCCATGGATCATGCTTTAGTGGCGGCTGAGAGCTCAGTGTCCAAAGTGGTGGAACTGCACACTCATATCAACGATAACGGCATGATGCGTATGCGTCGGGTCGAGAAGATTGATCTGCCTGCTGGCAAGATGGTGATGCTGAAGCCGGGTGGTCACCATGTCATGCTTATCGGTCTGAAGAAGCAGCTTATGCCGGGCGAGAGTATTGACCTCACCCTGATTTTCGATGATGGCAGCAAAAAAGCAATGTCTGTACCTGTACGCAAGCTACAGATGAAGATGATGAAGGGCGGTATGAAGCATGACATGAAGATGATGAATCATTGA
- a CDS encoding SCO family protein produces the protein MNKRLLLVGLIIVLAAALLTLLLWKPPVERHDNLASAIAEAPQGGDFALNSHQGEVALKSLRGKVVVLYFGYTWCPDICPTSLGFLAAALNELNAEELERLQVLFISVDPERDTLERLKEYGEYFHPSILGVTGSSQEVARTAGLYGAAYSVAEQDSAAGYVVDHSADLYIIDRQGRLKTKLPHGTPPNETLNVLRKLLAN, from the coding sequence GTGAATAAACGCTTGCTGCTGGTGGGCCTGATTATCGTCTTGGCTGCGGCACTGTTAACGCTGTTGCTATGGAAGCCGCCAGTTGAACGGCATGATAATCTGGCTTCAGCTATTGCCGAGGCGCCTCAGGGTGGTGATTTCGCTCTCAACTCCCATCAGGGAGAAGTGGCGCTGAAGTCACTCCGTGGCAAGGTGGTGGTGCTCTATTTTGGCTATACATGGTGTCCGGATATCTGCCCTACCAGCCTCGGTTTTCTTGCCGCGGCTCTTAATGAGCTGAACGCAGAAGAGCTGGAAAGGCTGCAAGTTCTATTTATCAGTGTTGACCCGGAGCGGGACACACTGGAACGGCTGAAAGAGTATGGTGAGTACTTTCATCCGAGCATTCTTGGTGTCACCGGCTCTTCACAAGAGGTGGCGAGGACGGCAGGGCTGTATGGTGCTGCTTACAGTGTGGCGGAACAGGATTCGGCAGCCGGTTATGTCGTCGATCATTCGGCAGATCTCTACATCATCGATCGCCAGGGTCGCCTAAAAACAAAATTGCCTCATGGTACGCCACCCAATGAGACACTGAATGTATTACGAAAGCTGTTGGCAAATTGA
- a CDS encoding c-type cytochrome, whose product MKAIAIVAGAALLSLGLAGNATAGGAELYVAKGCSACHGADAKTPIMPTYPKLAGQNAGYALNQIKDIKSGARANGQAMAMKGLVASIPDTELKEIADWLATQ is encoded by the coding sequence ATGAAAGCCATTGCTATTGTTGCAGGCGCTGCTCTGCTCTCTCTGGGTCTCGCCGGTAATGCCACTGCTGGTGGTGCTGAGCTCTATGTTGCCAAGGGCTGCTCTGCATGCCACGGTGCGGATGCCAAAACCCCGATCATGCCAACTTACCCCAAACTGGCCGGTCAGAATGCCGGTTATGCCCTGAATCAGATCAAGGACATTAAAAGTGGTGCCCGTGCCAATGGTCAGGCAATGGCCATGAAAGGTCTGGTTGCCTCCATTCCTGATACAGAGCTGAAAGAGATTGCTGACTGGCTGGCTACTCAGTAA